Proteins encoded together in one Etheostoma spectabile isolate EspeVRDwgs_2016 unplaced genomic scaffold, UIUC_Espe_1.0 scaffold00019125, whole genome shotgun sequence window:
- the LOC116683816 gene encoding olfactory receptor 6N1-like, translating to MMSNNSLNPLYFRFTLFADFGPLRYLFFSLCLLLYMTIVSANVVIILTVCLEKSLHQPMYIFISCLSFNSLYGSAGFFPRFLMDLLSDTHLISRPLCFIQMYVIYTYLSCELTLLGIMAYDRFVAICQPLHYYRKMTFKMVTQLVIFAVLYPVFAMGFSFYLTVRLPLCGNKLNRLFCSNWPVVQLSCVDTTLNNIVGEARLNSEERRSRPACLTSSHSPPILSLSSVSCH from the exons ATGATGAGCAACAACAGCCTGAATCCTTTGTATTTTCGGTTCACTCTGTTTGCAGACTTTGGGCCCCTCAGGTATCTGTTCTTCAGTCTGTGTCTGTTGCTCTACATGACTATTGTCTCTGCTAACGTTGTCATTATTCTGACAGTCTGTCTGGAGAAGTCTCTGCATCAGcccatgtatatttttatcagctgtctgtcttttaactCTCTGTACGGCTCAGCCGGCTTCTTCCCCAGGTTTCTGATGGACCTTCTGTCTGACACTCATTTAATCTCACGTCCATTATGTTTCATTCAGATGTATGTTATTTACACCTATTTATCATGTGAGCTGACTCTCCTCGGCATCATGGCCTATGATAGATTTGTTGCTATTTGCCAGCCTTTACACTATTACAGgaaaatgacatttaagatgGTAACACAGCTTGTGATTTTTGCCGTGCTCTACCCTGTATTTGCTATGGGCTTCTCTTTCTATCTTACTGTCAGATTACCACTGTGTGGCAATAAACTGAATAGGCTGTTCTGTTCCAACTGGCCTGTGGTTCAGCTCTCCTGTGTGGACACAACTCTGAACAACATAGTAG GAGAAGCTCGTCTGAATTCAGAGGAAAGGCGTTCCAGACCTGCCTgcctcacatcatcacattcaccacctattctctctctgtcttctgtgagCTGTCATTGA
- the LOC116683815 gene encoding olfactory receptor 52E2-like has product MEPLHGLAPCYISDVSICKPLQYHVIMRETTVNILLIFAWVLPTCQFSVGPLLIANKKLCYFVLKGIICNSTINKLHCVSSTVMNIFGLILFVGSVPLPVLFILFTYTRIFIVTYRSSREVRRKAAQTCLPHLLVLINFSCLMSYDVLLARLETDVPKTVRLIMSLQLVIYHPLFNPIMYGLKMKEIYKNLKKLFFKVRSCLYKLFCTLF; this is encoded by the exons atggagc CCCTTCATGGACTAGCCCCATGCTACATCTCTGATGTGTCTATATGTAAACCTCTGCAATATCACGTTATCATGAGAGAAACAACTGTTAATATTCTCCTGATTTTTGCTTGGGTTCTGCCCACTTGTCAGTTTTCAGTGGGACCGTTGCTGATTGCTAATAAAAAACTCTGTTACTTTGTCTTGAAAGGAATAATTTGCAATAGCACAATTAACAAACTTCACTGTGTAAGTTCAACAGTGATGAATATATTTGGATTAATTCTTTTTGTAGGATCTGTACCTCTCCCTGTACTCTTCATACTCTTTACATACACCAGGATATTTATAGTAACCTATCGAAGTAGTAGAGAAGTCAGGAGGAAAGCTGCACAGACCTGTTTACCCCACCTGTTGGTTCTGATCAACTTTTCCTGCTTGATGTCATATGATGTACTTCTAGCTCGACTGGAAACTGATGTCCCTAAAACTGTACGTTTAATAATGTCTTTACAGCTAGTAATTTATCATCCTCTTTTTAATCCAATCATGTATGGactcaaaatgaaagaaatctaTAAAAACCTCAAGAAATTGTTCTTCAAAGTGCGCTCATGTCTTTACAAATTATTCTGTACTCTGTTTTAA